The following coding sequences are from one Nicotiana tomentosiformis chromosome 3, ASM39032v3, whole genome shotgun sequence window:
- the LOC138908423 gene encoding uncharacterized protein, whose amino-acid sequence MRFYELAYHAVWLVPTDRERIRRFIDGLTYQLRLLMTRERVFGATFDEVVDIARQIEMVHSQERGEREANRPCGPGDFSGVPSGGQFYRDRGRPYRHAQTGRPVHCFASSGQGLYNSHLGQPSLGALPAQSSSCAPSVQGSFAPGASRSYSGSRGPMQSTPPPVLGSCFECGEFGHMWRQCPRRPRGPVQQRSQTTTSAPVTLPPAQPAYGGAQ is encoded by the coding sequence atgaggttttatGAGTTGGCttatcacgcagtttggttggttccaactgatagggaaaggattaggagattcattgacggcctcacatatcagttgagGTTACtcatgactcgggagagggtatttggtgctacttttgatgaggtagttgacattgctcggcagatagagatggtccatagCCAGGAGCGTGGAGAAAGGGAGGCCAACAGGCCTTGTggaccaggtgatttcagcggtgttccttcagggggtcagttttaccgcgacaggggtcgtccttacagacacgctcagacgggtcgtccagttcactgtTTTGCATCATCCGGCCAGGGTCTATATAATTCTCATCTGGGTCAGCCATCTCTCggtgcccttccagcccagagttcgtcctgtgccccttcagttcagggttcatttgcaccgggtgcttctagaagttattctggttctcggggcccgatgCAGTCCACACCACCACCAGTACtggggagctgctttgagtgcggggagtttgggcatatgtggaggcagtgtcctcgtcgcccgagaggtccagtgcagcagaggagtcagactacgacttcagcaccagttactttgccacccgcccagccagcttaTGGTGGGGCTCAGTAA